The Elusimicrobiota bacterium genome has a window encoding:
- a CDS encoding ATPase, T2SS/T4P/T4SS family, giving the protein MANDLPPMTGPGPQGGAPGSMPPVPAGGSPPVPAGMPRPATATQPRVSGRVVVFSGPKEGVGKSTIALNLALAWAGTQSRNVLIVHLDPLCRNDLAFQLGLQPPTLASLTQLVGKDVAVLGKLLKGRIPISQWGVGVLPLAAKRAEVLQVSPHVVIPILESLSQSYDLFLDVDPYFPMQVFSFDLADLVFWTCLPQRSHFEATYSLFQEFKALHFPLERFEIVLNEANLPGALAPKEVDRFFATMNRRVLSYMPWEDLLPEFANTGRILVVEQPHSDWVKALRPMLGKVLETRPSPKAWSYSSVEDHEFAAGSNMLWKASETAVGGRSAGDVEAAKGKAVAKAGDVPAFWDELKMRMHGSVVTAMETERIRITESEERNAEIRTKIASIIESLLQKESNLPLSRDQRQRFVMELLDEILGLGPLEELMRDTSVNEIMVNAADKVYIEQKGKLVLTPLRFRDEEQIIQVIKRIVAPIGRRIDESVPLVDARLKDGSRVNAIIPPLAVSGPTLTIRRFSKKPFSGADLIRFGSLTPELLEFLQNCVKIRKSVIISGGTGTGKTTFLNMLSSAIPEDERIITVEDTAELKLIQEHWVRLESRPPNIEGKGEVTIRDLVKNCLRMRPDRIVVGECRGSEALDMLQAMNTGHEGSLATIHANSPRDALTRLEAMCMMASAELPIWALREMIASAVHLVVQITRFPDGVRRCTWVTEVTGRDQNTILAQDLFKYIQTGVDEQGKSLGFFSGCGKPPHFYEEFKLAGVNVPVELFKKNPEMARFEARNAV; this is encoded by the coding sequence ATGGCGAACGACCTCCCTCCGATGACCGGACCGGGCCCCCAGGGGGGGGCTCCGGGCTCCATGCCCCCCGTCCCGGCGGGCGGTTCGCCTCCGGTCCCGGCCGGGATGCCGCGGCCCGCGACGGCCACGCAGCCCCGCGTCAGCGGGCGCGTCGTCGTCTTCTCCGGACCCAAGGAGGGCGTCGGCAAGTCCACGATCGCCCTGAACCTCGCGCTCGCCTGGGCCGGTACGCAGAGCCGCAACGTCCTCATCGTCCACCTCGACCCGCTCTGCCGCAACGACCTCGCTTTTCAGCTCGGCCTGCAGCCGCCGACGCTCGCGAGCCTCACCCAGCTCGTCGGCAAGGACGTCGCGGTGCTCGGGAAGCTCCTCAAGGGCCGCATCCCCATCTCGCAGTGGGGCGTGGGCGTGCTGCCGCTCGCGGCCAAGCGCGCCGAGGTCCTCCAGGTCTCCCCGCACGTCGTCATCCCGATCCTCGAGAGCCTCTCGCAGTCCTACGACCTCTTCCTCGACGTCGACCCCTATTTCCCGATGCAGGTCTTCTCCTTCGACCTCGCGGACCTCGTGTTCTGGACCTGCCTGCCCCAGCGCAGCCACTTCGAGGCGACCTACTCGCTCTTCCAGGAATTCAAGGCCCTGCACTTCCCGCTCGAGCGCTTCGAGATCGTCCTCAACGAGGCGAACCTCCCCGGAGCGCTGGCGCCCAAAGAGGTCGACCGCTTCTTCGCGACGATGAACCGGCGGGTGCTCTCCTACATGCCCTGGGAGGACCTCCTCCCCGAGTTCGCGAACACCGGGCGCATCCTCGTCGTCGAGCAGCCCCATTCGGACTGGGTGAAGGCGCTGCGCCCGATGCTCGGCAAGGTGCTCGAGACGCGGCCCTCGCCGAAGGCCTGGAGCTACTCCTCGGTCGAGGACCACGAGTTCGCGGCGGGCTCCAACATGCTCTGGAAGGCCTCGGAGACCGCCGTCGGCGGACGCTCCGCCGGAGACGTCGAGGCGGCGAAGGGCAAGGCCGTCGCGAAGGCGGGCGACGTCCCGGCCTTCTGGGACGAGCTCAAGATGCGCATGCACGGCAGCGTCGTCACGGCGATGGAGACCGAGCGCATCCGCATCACCGAGTCGGAGGAGCGCAACGCCGAGATCCGCACGAAGATCGCCTCGATCATCGAGTCCCTGCTCCAGAAGGAGAGCAACCTCCCGCTCTCGCGCGACCAGCGCCAGCGCTTCGTCATGGAGCTGCTCGACGAGATCCTCGGCCTCGGACCCCTGGAAGAGCTCATGCGCGACACCAGCGTCAACGAGATCATGGTGAACGCGGCGGACAAGGTCTACATCGAGCAGAAGGGCAAGCTCGTGCTCACGCCCCTGCGCTTCCGCGACGAGGAGCAGATCATCCAGGTCATCAAGCGCATCGTGGCGCCCATCGGCCGCCGCATCGACGAGTCGGTGCCGCTCGTCGACGCGCGCCTGAAGGACGGTTCCCGCGTCAACGCCATCATCCCGCCGCTGGCCGTCAGCGGGCCGACGCTCACCATCCGGCGCTTCTCCAAGAAGCCCTTCTCCGGCGCGGACCTCATCCGTTTCGGCTCCCTCACGCCGGAGCTGCTCGAGTTCCTGCAGAACTGCGTGAAGATCCGCAAGAGCGTCATCATCTCGGGCGGTACCGGCACCGGGAAGACCACCTTCCTCAACATGCTCTCCTCGGCCATCCCCGAGGACGAGCGCATCATCACCGTCGAGGACACCGCCGAGCTCAAGCTGATCCAGGAGCACTGGGTGCGGCTGGAGAGCCGCCCGCCGAACATCGAGGGCAAGGGCGAGGTCACCATCCGCGACCTCGTGAAGAACTGCCTTCGTATGCGTCCCGACCGCATCGTCGTCGGCGAGTGCCGCGGCTCCGAGGCGCTGGACATGCTCCAGGCCATGAACACCGGCCATGAAGGCTCTCTCGCCACGATCCACGCGAACAGCCCGCGCGACGCGCTGACCCGCCTGGAGGCCATGTGCATGATGGCCTCGGCCGAGCTCCCCATCTGGGCCCTGCGCGAGATGATCGCCTCGGCCGTGCACCTCGTCGTGCAGATCACCCGCTTCCCGGACGGCGTGCGCCGCTGCACCTGGGTCACCGAGGTCACCGGCCGCGACCAGAACACGATCCTCGCGCAGGACCTCTTCAAGTACATCCAGACCGGCGTCGACGAGCAGGGCAAGTCGCTGGGCTTCTTCTCCGGCTGCGGCAAGCCGCCGCACTTCTATGAGGAGTTCAAGCTCGCCGGCGTCAACGTCCCCGTCGAGCTCTTCAAGAAGAACCCCGAGATGGCGCGCTTCGAGGCCCGCAATGCGGTCTAG
- the cpaB gene encoding Flp pilus assembly protein CpaB, with amino-acid sequence MEKKGMMIPLVLAVAAAALYLLVLTSREKQLSKSFENATVLVARVDLPERTLLKEDLVQTQAVPRKFVSQDAFEIKTQSDIKLITNLVTRVRIPKGNQIAQSLVTSLSPTAGLSVKIPPGYRGAVIPVENEMLKLIKPGDRIDVLVTFDALMQDSRKEKVTATILQNVLVLGVGSNLGQGMASKDFADKEQKEQQNAAFAEKGILSVALNPNEAQYLSLAMKQGEITPLLRGLGDVEMHPMEMASFRKLFR; translated from the coding sequence ATGGAAAAGAAAGGAATGATGATCCCGCTGGTGCTGGCCGTCGCCGCCGCGGCGCTCTATCTGCTCGTGCTCACGAGCCGCGAGAAGCAGCTCTCGAAGTCCTTCGAGAACGCGACGGTGCTCGTCGCCCGCGTCGACCTCCCCGAGCGCACGCTGCTCAAGGAGGACCTCGTGCAGACGCAGGCGGTCCCGCGCAAGTTCGTCTCCCAGGACGCCTTCGAGATCAAGACCCAGTCGGACATCAAGCTCATCACGAACCTCGTGACCCGCGTGCGCATCCCCAAGGGCAATCAGATCGCGCAGTCGCTGGTGACTTCCCTCTCCCCGACCGCCGGCCTGAGCGTGAAGATCCCCCCGGGCTACCGCGGCGCGGTCATCCCGGTCGAGAACGAGATGCTGAAGCTCATCAAGCCGGGGGACCGCATCGACGTGCTCGTCACCTTCGACGCGCTCATGCAGGACAGCCGCAAGGAGAAGGTCACGGCGACCATCCTCCAGAACGTGCTCGTCCTCGGCGTGGGCAGCAACCTCGGCCAGGGCATGGCGTCCAAGGATTTCGCCGACAAGGAGCAGAAGGAGCAGCAGAACGCGGCCTTCGCCGAGAAGGGCATCCTCAGCGTCGCCCTCAACCCCAACGAGGCGCAGTACCTCTCGCTGGCGATGAAGCAGGGCGAGATCACGCCGCTGCTGCGCGGCCTGGGCGACGTCGAGATGCACCCGATGGAGATGGCGAGCTTCCGAAAGCTTTTCCGGTGA
- a CDS encoding TadE family protein, with the protein MVRSEVRRGGRARGQVLIEVLLILPVFLFLVFTIMEIGLLAFHTILLHHAAYEAARMASLTARTVPSASCAAPQLTNDYKKVTQAMFKSPNAATAVMYGPIPTLLDKQEGCMNYDVAIEVRRAVPMVFPLTGVVLGNTQGRKARLLKATVRMPIERPLFK; encoded by the coding sequence GTGGTCAGGAGCGAGGTGCGCAGGGGCGGTCGAGCGCGCGGACAGGTGCTCATCGAGGTCCTGCTGATCCTGCCGGTGTTCCTGTTCCTCGTTTTCACGATCATGGAGATCGGACTGCTGGCCTTCCACACGATCCTTCTCCACCACGCCGCCTACGAGGCGGCGCGCATGGCGTCGCTGACGGCTCGGACGGTCCCGAGCGCCAGCTGCGCCGCGCCGCAGCTGACCAACGACTATAAGAAAGTCACGCAGGCGATGTTCAAATCTCCGAACGCCGCCACCGCCGTGATGTACGGGCCGATCCCGACTTTGCTGGACAAGCAGGAAGGCTGCATGAACTACGACGTGGCCATCGAGGTGCGGCGCGCCGTCCCGATGGTCTTCCCCCTGACGGGGGTCGTGCTGGGGAACACGCAGGGACGCAAGGCGCGCCTGCTCAAGGCGACGGTGCGCATGCCGATCGAACGGCCGCTTTTCAAGTAG
- a CDS encoding type II and III secretion system protein, with protein MERQQRSAWREARKSAGRLVLAFVLLLTLPRAYAQEEGGGGGGGEGGGEAQDVMIAVSADVVEISGSISKDVGFSWGPFQTGINFAEKAPIPGIIKIGDFERLTQLQTSLKLLETEGKAQLLSNPKVITKSATQANFVVGGDQPYPVTNNQGVGVEFKKFGVILNILPVANPNKKDYIDAQMQLEVSNPDFSKPVTVGNTAVPSIVTRQIQTEVEIKSGETIVIGGLKSSNKNVTQTRIPVIGRLPIIGRLFTTTSIIEEQKSLFLFVTFEIVK; from the coding sequence ATGGAACGGCAACAGAGGAGTGCGTGGAGGGAGGCGCGGAAAAGCGCCGGGCGGCTCGTCCTCGCGTTCGTCCTGCTCCTCACCCTTCCCCGGGCCTACGCCCAGGAAGAGGGCGGAGGGGGGGGCGGCGGAGAGGGCGGAGGCGAGGCCCAGGACGTGATGATCGCCGTCAGCGCCGACGTCGTGGAGATCAGCGGCTCGATCTCCAAGGACGTGGGCTTCAGCTGGGGGCCCTTCCAGACCGGCATCAACTTCGCCGAGAAGGCGCCCATCCCCGGGATCATCAAGATCGGCGACTTCGAGCGCCTCACGCAGCTGCAGACCTCGCTGAAGCTTCTCGAGACCGAGGGCAAGGCGCAGCTCCTCTCCAACCCCAAGGTCATCACGAAGTCGGCGACCCAGGCGAACTTCGTCGTCGGCGGCGACCAGCCCTATCCCGTCACCAACAACCAGGGCGTCGGCGTGGAGTTCAAGAAGTTCGGCGTCATCCTCAACATCCTTCCGGTGGCGAACCCGAACAAGAAGGATTACATCGACGCGCAGATGCAGCTGGAGGTCTCCAATCCCGACTTCTCGAAGCCGGTGACCGTCGGCAACACCGCGGTCCCCTCGATCGTCACGCGGCAGATCCAGACCGAGGTCGAGATCAAGAGCGGAGAGACCATCGTCATCGGCGGCCTGAAGTCGAGCAACAAGAACGTGACGCAGACGCGCATCCCCGTCATCGGCCGCCTGCCGATCATCGGACGCCTCTTCACCACGACCAGCATCATCGAGGAGCAGAAGTCGCTCTTCCTGTTCGTCACTTTCGAGATCGTCAAGTAG